Proteins encoded within one genomic window of Amycolatopsis nigrescens CSC17Ta-90:
- a CDS encoding glyoxalase/bleomycin resistance/extradiol dioxygenase family protein — MTEKTIPRLMAKSIEPVADFYTALGFEITFRQTAPYQFLSVKRAGIELNFYGDKKFDPTSSAHGCLVDTDDVDYLYATFTEGLREALGSVPTQGLPRVGTLKDMSYGSRQFLVIDPGGNTIQIAQPISENQRHRPLPKGTFDRAIHMGSLFTDAKQDLVLAVKVLDRALHRTDEEPTAVQLVKLLVLRADVAVRQGEPALARELLTRARATGVSGPELADDLRRIAELEAGL; from the coding sequence ATGACGGAGAAGACGATTCCCAGGTTGATGGCCAAGTCGATTGAGCCGGTGGCCGACTTCTACACCGCATTGGGATTTGAGATCACTTTCCGACAGACGGCGCCGTACCAGTTTCTGAGCGTTAAGCGTGCGGGTATCGAGCTGAACTTCTACGGAGACAAGAAATTCGATCCGACCTCCTCCGCGCATGGCTGCCTTGTCGACACCGATGACGTCGACTACCTGTATGCGACCTTCACCGAAGGGCTGCGGGAGGCACTCGGATCAGTGCCCACCCAGGGACTTCCGCGAGTGGGCACGTTGAAGGACATGAGCTACGGGTCGCGACAGTTCCTGGTGATCGATCCCGGCGGGAACACCATCCAGATCGCCCAGCCGATCAGCGAGAACCAGCGGCACCGGCCGTTGCCGAAGGGGACGTTCGACCGGGCCATCCACATGGGCTCGCTGTTCACCGATGCCAAGCAGGACCTGGTGCTGGCGGTGAAAGTCCTGGACCGCGCGCTGCACCGGACCGACGAGGAGCCTACCGCGGTCCAGCTCGTGAAGCTGCTGGTACTTCGGGCCGACGTGGCGGTCCGCCAAGGGGAGCCGGCCCTGGCACGGGAACTGCTGACCCGCGCCAGGGCCACCGGGGTCAGCGGACCGGAGCTGGCTGACGACCTCCGGCGGATCGCGGAACTCGAAGCCGGACTGTGA
- a CDS encoding toll/interleukin-1 receptor domain-containing protein codes for MTLDGAAAEEDGESSAGAPRVFVSYAHESEEHKNQVLGFCRLLRRHGVDARLDQYDSGRRWDWYAWMTDQITRADFVIVIASPQYRVAGDGSPGRMSKGVQTEAALLRDLLHSNRATWLRRLLPVVLPGRSVDDIPLFLQPSCADHYQLSALNSASIAELLQVLTERPTHRAPALGQVPPLETAKDMSPVIPPAFMMPRDHAAFTGREAELENLLGLVPGISTPEQWSDTVCVIDGMPGVGKTTFAVHAAYRLADRFPGGQLFLELHGHTPTRQPVEPAEALESLLLALGVAPQQVPASLEDRARMWRDQLAGRRILLLLDGASSYDQVRPLLAGAAGCFTMVTSRRRMVSADDVHPISLDVLSPEQAGDMLRRLVRTPAVADDPDGVDELTKLCGHLPLAIALSAGRLRSHPCWSVRYLVDQLCTARQRIAEFRSKGIAVAAAFDMSYRDLPDDTRRLFRRLSLHPGHDFDAYAAAALDDSEHGGTQHRLEALYLDHLIDEPTPGRYRFHDLIREYSASLVARDTEAGRDDAMNRLFGYYLHTTIAANDWNPSNRTSTYPAAATRPRHTPALDSQKAALDWLRVERENLVSCVDHATASATSASHAIQLATALNLFLQMDGQWQHSLATSTAALAAARAAGDTHGEAALINDLGCAQFMAQDYPAAAANLRQARALFAGLGNTVGEASALNTLGAVQVSGGDLAAATESFRRSQHLFKGAGHALGEARTKHNLGIILHSRGEYPAAILSLNKALDIYMDSENPLGAASCLAHIGRTQLAVGNRTDAALNVDHAYRIFKGLDNLRGEAKALAVCGMVHHATGDAAAAQRSLARARELYASLGDRPGEATALTALGAVQHARGRCEESVVHLRRASKLCHRLGDRVGETEALNELGRLAADWPKAGDSMAYHKRALELSRSTGLPLEEARALEGIGNHLLHETNLRDGIGCLRQALRIYEKLDVPEEQVLLSKLARITASSTKQRSFDGRVSGAAGRVPGRSPGPSPRPAEPGAAR; via the coding sequence ATGACGTTGGACGGCGCGGCAGCCGAGGAGGACGGCGAATCGTCCGCCGGTGCGCCGCGAGTGTTCGTCTCCTACGCCCACGAGTCGGAAGAGCACAAGAACCAGGTGCTGGGCTTCTGCCGGCTGCTGCGCCGGCACGGGGTCGACGCGCGCCTGGACCAGTACGACAGCGGCAGGCGATGGGACTGGTACGCGTGGATGACCGACCAGATCACCAGGGCCGACTTCGTCATCGTGATCGCCTCGCCCCAGTACCGGGTAGCCGGCGACGGCTCCCCCGGCCGGATGAGCAAAGGCGTGCAGACCGAGGCGGCGCTGCTTCGCGATCTCCTGCACAGCAATCGGGCGACCTGGCTGCGCAGATTGCTGCCGGTCGTGCTACCGGGGCGTTCCGTGGACGATATCCCGCTGTTCCTCCAGCCGTCCTGCGCCGACCACTACCAGTTGTCCGCGCTGAACTCCGCCAGTATCGCCGAACTGCTCCAGGTGCTGACCGAACGGCCGACCCATCGGGCGCCCGCCCTCGGCCAGGTACCGCCGCTGGAAACGGCGAAAGATATGTCACCCGTGATCCCGCCTGCCTTCATGATGCCGCGCGACCACGCGGCGTTCACCGGCCGGGAAGCGGAGCTGGAAAACCTGCTCGGGCTGGTGCCGGGAATTTCGACACCGGAACAATGGTCGGATACTGTATGCGTTATTGATGGCATGCCCGGCGTCGGAAAGACCACCTTCGCCGTGCACGCCGCTTATCGGCTGGCCGACCGTTTTCCCGGCGGACAGCTGTTCCTGGAGCTGCACGGCCACACCCCGACCCGGCAGCCGGTCGAACCAGCCGAAGCCCTGGAATCCCTGCTGCTCGCACTCGGCGTCGCTCCCCAGCAGGTGCCGGCCTCGCTCGAAGACCGCGCCCGGATGTGGCGCGACCAGCTGGCGGGCAGGCGGATCCTGCTGCTGCTCGACGGGGCTTCCAGCTACGACCAGGTCCGGCCGCTGCTCGCCGGTGCGGCGGGGTGTTTCACGATGGTCACCAGCCGGCGGCGAATGGTCTCCGCCGACGACGTGCACCCGATCTCGCTCGACGTGCTGTCGCCGGAACAGGCCGGCGACATGCTCCGCCGGCTCGTCCGCACGCCGGCGGTGGCCGATGACCCGGACGGGGTGGACGAGCTGACGAAGCTCTGCGGGCACCTGCCGCTCGCCATCGCGCTGTCGGCGGGCCGGCTGCGCAGCCATCCGTGCTGGAGCGTGCGTTATCTGGTGGACCAGCTGTGCACGGCACGGCAGCGGATCGCCGAGTTCCGCTCGAAGGGAATCGCGGTCGCCGCCGCGTTCGACATGTCCTACCGCGATCTGCCGGACGACACGCGTCGGCTTTTCCGACGACTCAGCCTGCATCCCGGGCACGACTTCGACGCCTACGCCGCCGCCGCGCTCGACGACAGCGAGCACGGCGGCACCCAGCACCGGCTCGAAGCGCTCTACCTCGACCACCTGATCGACGAACCCACCCCCGGCCGCTACCGGTTCCACGACCTGATCCGCGAGTACTCCGCTTCACTGGTCGCCCGCGACACCGAAGCCGGCCGCGACGACGCGATGAACCGCTTGTTCGGCTACTACCTGCACACGACGATCGCGGCCAACGACTGGAACCCGTCCAACCGGACCTCGACCTATCCCGCGGCCGCCACCCGGCCGCGCCACACCCCCGCACTGGACTCCCAGAAGGCGGCGCTGGACTGGCTGCGGGTCGAGCGGGAGAACCTCGTGTCCTGCGTGGACCACGCGACAGCGTCCGCAACATCGGCATCGCACGCGATCCAGCTCGCCACCGCGCTGAACCTGTTCCTGCAGATGGACGGCCAGTGGCAGCATTCGCTCGCGACCAGCACCGCCGCGCTCGCCGCCGCCCGTGCCGCCGGCGACACGCACGGCGAAGCCGCCCTCATCAACGACCTCGGATGTGCCCAGTTCATGGCACAGGACTACCCGGCCGCGGCCGCGAACCTGCGCCAGGCGCGCGCGTTGTTCGCCGGCCTCGGAAACACCGTCGGCGAAGCCAGCGCCCTCAACACCCTCGGCGCCGTTCAGGTGTCCGGTGGCGACCTGGCCGCCGCGACCGAGAGCTTCCGCCGTTCCCAGCACCTGTTCAAAGGCGCCGGGCATGCGCTCGGCGAAGCCAGGACCAAGCACAACCTCGGCATCATCCTGCACTCCAGGGGCGAGTACCCGGCCGCGATCCTCAGCCTGAACAAGGCACTCGACATCTACATGGACTCCGAGAACCCGCTGGGCGCGGCCAGCTGCCTCGCCCACATCGGCCGCACCCAGCTGGCCGTCGGGAACCGCACGGACGCGGCGCTGAACGTCGACCACGCCTACCGCATCTTCAAGGGCCTGGACAACCTGCGGGGCGAAGCCAAGGCACTGGCCGTGTGCGGCATGGTGCACCACGCGACCGGGGATGCGGCCGCCGCGCAGCGCAGCCTGGCCAGGGCCCGCGAGCTTTATGCCAGCCTCGGCGACCGGCCCGGCGAAGCCACGGCGCTCACCGCACTGGGCGCGGTGCAGCACGCCCGCGGTCGTTGCGAGGAGTCGGTCGTCCACCTCCGCCGGGCCAGCAAGCTCTGCCACCGCCTCGGCGACCGCGTCGGCGAGACCGAGGCGCTGAACGAGCTCGGCAGGCTCGCCGCCGACTGGCCGAAGGCGGGAGACAGCATGGCGTACCACAAACGCGCATTGGAGCTGAGCCGATCCACCGGCCTTCCGCTGGAGGAAGCCCGCGCGCTGGAAGGGATCGGCAACCACCTGCTGCACGAGACGAACCTGCGCGACGGCATCGGCTGCCTGCGCCAGGCCCTGCGCATCTACGAGAAGCTCGACGTGCCGGAAGAACAGGTGCTGCTTTCCAAGCTCGCGCGAATCACCGCGAGCAGCACGAAACAACGCAGCTTCGACGGCCGGGTTAGCGGCGCAGCAGGCCGCGTACCCGGTCGGTCGCCTGGCCCATCACCACGTCCAGCCGAACCCGGCGCTGCCCGGTGA
- a CDS encoding glycoside hydrolase family 2, protein MTPAASAAPPGWRMGEPRMPTPWTHEVSPGNALPEYPRPQLVRKEWRNLNGVWEFAGATAGETPPIGRGLPERVLVPYPAESVLSGIERHEDHMWYRRTFTVPQGWRVGWGNSLRMHFGAVDYKATVWVNGKKVASHQGGYGAFSADVGAALKPWGEQEIVVGVEDRADATWQPVGKQRLVPDRGIFYEGASGIWQTVWMEPVPSGYVDTLGMVPDIDSSTLGLTVRTGGERAGLRAEVTVLDGNRVVSRTDGPVDQALKVPVPQAKLWSPDKPFLYNLNVVLKKGHRAVDRVSSYFGMREIGTAKGEDGKLRITVNGKILFLMSTLDQGYWPDGIYTAPTDEALRFDLEQHKELGFNTVRKHIKTEPDRWYYHADRLGLLVWQDMPSMKTGGRPPADAQRQFETELKELVEQKKNWTSVIGWVPFNEGWGEWSKEATGRIADEVKAQDPTRLVNAHSGVNCCDSLGDSGKGDVIDWHQYVGPANPVPEAGRVSIDGEHGGFGLEVDGHMWFGEGHAYEMTPDKATLTRRYVENQRDVLATAERCGISGAIYTQVTDVEHEVNGFFTYDRQVAKMDFPQVRAINDEIVRNADGTGPGGPGPGPGTPGLAGVHSYQFDEGGGSTATDSVGDADAALTNARWGEGVKGGGLAFSGDGQADTGAALVGTGGSYSVSAWAKLDEAGTGFQTVVSQDTGRDSAFFLQYSGADQRWAMSFSGLRALSPEKPEPGRWYHLTGVRDAAAGSLSLYVDGAKVATRNACTTPESTGHTVLGRGQYGGNQVDFLRGAVDDVRLFDRALSDKEVATLATR, encoded by the coding sequence ATGACGCCGGCCGCGTCGGCGGCCCCGCCCGGCTGGCGGATGGGCGAGCCGCGGATGCCGACGCCGTGGACCCACGAGGTCTCGCCGGGTAACGCGCTGCCCGAATATCCGCGGCCGCAGCTCGTCCGCAAGGAATGGCGGAACCTCAACGGGGTTTGGGAGTTCGCGGGCGCCACGGCCGGGGAGACGCCGCCGATCGGGCGCGGCTTGCCCGAACGGGTGCTGGTGCCGTATCCGGCCGAGTCGGTGCTGTCCGGGATCGAGCGGCACGAGGATCACATGTGGTACCGGCGGACGTTCACCGTGCCGCAAGGCTGGCGGGTCGGCTGGGGCAATTCGCTGCGGATGCACTTCGGCGCGGTTGACTACAAGGCCACGGTGTGGGTGAACGGCAAGAAGGTAGCCAGTCACCAGGGCGGCTACGGAGCGTTCTCCGCGGACGTCGGCGCGGCCCTGAAACCTTGGGGTGAACAGGAAATCGTGGTCGGCGTGGAGGACAGGGCGGACGCGACCTGGCAGCCGGTCGGCAAGCAGCGGCTGGTGCCCGACCGCGGCATCTTCTACGAGGGCGCGTCCGGGATCTGGCAGACGGTGTGGATGGAGCCGGTGCCGTCCGGCTACGTCGACACCCTCGGCATGGTGCCCGACATCGACAGCTCCACCCTGGGACTTACCGTGCGCACCGGTGGCGAGCGGGCTGGCCTGCGTGCCGAGGTGACCGTGCTGGACGGCAACCGGGTGGTCAGCCGCACCGACGGGCCGGTCGACCAGGCGTTGAAGGTGCCGGTGCCGCAGGCCAAGCTGTGGTCGCCGGACAAGCCGTTCCTCTACAACCTCAACGTCGTGCTGAAGAAGGGGCACCGCGCGGTCGACCGGGTGTCGTCCTACTTCGGGATGCGGGAGATCGGCACCGCCAAGGGCGAGGACGGCAAGCTGCGGATCACCGTCAACGGCAAGATCCTCTTCCTGATGTCCACTTTGGACCAGGGCTACTGGCCGGACGGCATCTACACCGCGCCGACCGACGAGGCGCTGCGGTTCGACCTCGAGCAGCACAAGGAGCTCGGCTTCAACACGGTGCGCAAGCACATCAAGACCGAACCCGACCGCTGGTACTACCACGCCGACCGGCTCGGCCTGCTCGTCTGGCAGGACATGCCGTCGATGAAGACCGGCGGCCGTCCGCCTGCCGACGCGCAGCGGCAGTTCGAGACCGAGCTGAAGGAACTGGTGGAGCAGAAGAAGAACTGGACCTCGGTGATCGGCTGGGTGCCGTTCAACGAGGGCTGGGGCGAGTGGTCCAAGGAAGCCACCGGCCGGATCGCCGACGAGGTCAAGGCGCAGGACCCGACCCGGCTGGTGAACGCGCACAGCGGGGTGAACTGCTGCGATTCGCTCGGCGACTCCGGCAAGGGCGACGTGATCGACTGGCACCAGTACGTCGGACCGGCGAACCCGGTGCCCGAAGCGGGCCGGGTGTCCATCGACGGTGAGCACGGCGGTTTCGGGCTCGAGGTGGACGGGCACATGTGGTTCGGCGAGGGCCACGCCTACGAGATGACCCCGGACAAGGCGACGCTCACCCGGCGGTATGTGGAGAACCAGCGCGATGTGCTGGCCACGGCGGAGCGCTGCGGTATCAGCGGGGCGATCTACACCCAGGTCACCGATGTCGAGCACGAGGTCAACGGCTTCTTCACCTACGACCGGCAGGTCGCGAAGATGGACTTCCCGCAGGTGCGCGCGATCAACGACGAGATCGTGCGCAATGCCGACGGCACCGGCCCCGGCGGTCCGGGTCCCGGTCCTGGCACGCCCGGCCTGGCCGGTGTGCACTCGTACCAGTTCGACGAGGGCGGCGGGTCGACGGCGACGGACTCCGTCGGCGACGCCGACGCGGCACTGACCAACGCGCGGTGGGGCGAGGGCGTCAAGGGCGGCGGGCTGGCCTTCTCCGGTGACGGGCAGGCGGACACCGGCGCCGCGCTGGTCGGCACGGGCGGCAGCTACTCGGTGTCGGCCTGGGCCAAACTGGACGAGGCCGGTACCGGTTTCCAGACGGTCGTCAGCCAGGACACCGGCCGGGACAGCGCCTTCTTCCTGCAGTACTCCGGCGCCGACCAGCGCTGGGCGATGAGCTTCTCCGGGCTGCGCGCGCTTTCGCCGGAGAAGCCGGAACCCGGTCGCTGGTACCACCTGACCGGCGTCCGCGACGCCGCGGCCGGCAGCCTGTCGCTCTACGTCGACGGTGCCAAGGTCGCCACGCGCAATGCCTGCACCACCCCGGAATCCACCGGCCACACGGTGCTCGGCCGCGGCCAGTACGGCGGCAACCAGGTCGACTTCCTGCGCGGCGCCGTCGACGACGTCCGCCTCTTCGATCGCGCTCTCTCCGACAAGGAGGTCGCCACCCTGGCAACCCGCTAA
- a CDS encoding GntR family transcriptional regulator, translated as MVDRTSGVPAFRQVAADLREKISAGTFAPGSRLPSERELVEEYGVSRPTIRDAVNVLRTEGVVVAEHGRGVFVKPPATIHRLSRSRLSRLAREQNRGAFLADAADRGFSPSSSVKVYFESAGDRAAGHLQVSPDTEVTVRDRVMRANGLVVQLAVSRLPRDLTRGTAIEQVDTGTGGAYARLEEAGHPIGSFTEHVGARMPTPEEASALQLREGAPVITVTRVAYGEDGNPLEMNDMVLPANMYELTYEWPAE; from the coding sequence ATGGTTGATCGGACAAGCGGAGTTCCAGCCTTCCGGCAAGTCGCGGCAGACCTGAGGGAGAAGATCTCGGCAGGCACGTTCGCGCCAGGCTCGCGGCTGCCGAGCGAGCGGGAGTTGGTCGAGGAGTACGGAGTGTCGCGGCCGACGATCCGCGATGCCGTGAACGTTCTCCGAACCGAAGGCGTGGTCGTCGCCGAGCACGGGCGCGGCGTGTTCGTGAAGCCACCGGCCACGATCCACCGACTGTCCAGATCGCGGCTCTCCAGGTTGGCGCGAGAGCAGAACCGCGGCGCGTTCTTGGCTGACGCCGCGGACCGCGGCTTCAGCCCGTCTTCCTCCGTGAAGGTCTACTTCGAATCAGCCGGAGATCGGGCAGCCGGCCACTTGCAGGTTTCTCCGGACACTGAGGTGACGGTCCGCGACCGTGTGATGCGTGCCAACGGTCTGGTTGTTCAACTCGCGGTGTCGCGTCTTCCCCGTGACCTGACTCGTGGCACTGCGATCGAACAGGTCGACACCGGCACCGGTGGCGCATACGCACGACTAGAAGAAGCCGGGCACCCGATCGGCTCGTTCACCGAGCACGTCGGCGCCCGCATGCCAACACCAGAGGAAGCCAGCGCGCTCCAGTTGAGGGAAGGCGCGCCGGTGATCACCGTGACCAGGGTTGCCTACGGAGAAGACGGCAATCCGCTGGAGATGAACGACATGGTGCTGCCGGCCAACATGTACGAGCTGACCTACGAATGGCCCGCCGAATAA
- a CDS encoding WXG100 family type VII secretion target yields the protein MTAPNQFQAEPGEIRKHAGTVGGLAAQLSSAAGVLPGELPDNALGSFVGFLTAGLTEAMAKTTESITHASSAVHDLSTGLGRAADAYQQVEDQHTTRLRVEGAQ from the coding sequence ATGACCGCACCGAACCAGTTCCAGGCCGAGCCGGGCGAGATCCGGAAGCACGCCGGCACCGTCGGCGGGCTCGCCGCGCAGCTGTCCTCCGCCGCGGGCGTGCTGCCGGGCGAACTGCCCGACAACGCACTCGGCAGCTTCGTCGGTTTCCTCACCGCCGGGCTGACCGAAGCCATGGCCAAGACCACGGAATCCATCACGCACGCATCCTCCGCCGTGCACGACCTGAGCACCGGCCTTGGCCGGGCCGCGGACGCCTACCAGCAGGTCGAAGACCAGCACACCACCCGACTGCGCGTGGAGGGAGCACAGTGA
- a CDS encoding ATP-binding protein, which translates to MTFGAELRRLRQEAKLSLTELATRVHYSKGYLSKVETGMAGPNAALAALCDTEFGTGGTLTALLPTDAPRRQRRAALVMMRSGLPAVTPHFADRADELEEIRAAVLREVEGGAAVCAVHGMAGVGKTTLVVRCAHRLQTHFTDGVLFLDLRGHTPGAGEVTAAEALDRFLRILGVPAEEIPADTDDRAALYRDRLRGRSFLIVLDNARATRHLLPLVPAEPQCRVLVTSRHRLAALDDARHITLATLPHEQAAALFTELIHDHPHRTDDGTAVSGIVNRCGRLPLALRIAAARLRANPSWTLAELDQRLDDESARLGELDDGERSITATFQLSYRELPAQQQRLFGLLALHPGADLEIYSAAALAGADLPSTERLLAGLHDAHLITQESTGRYQFHDLIRTFARTIALPAVPAPEQRAALARLFDLNVYATDLVDRILTPQRHRRDIEFGHLPPAVPDFTRDNCGEEWLRDEWRNLVALCTAAGEHGFHDRAWQLAFALRGYFFLTKLWDPWIATCRQALTSAEVNGDLWAQATTSNNLGVASIERGLLDQAEQHYRAAHALFRELEDEHGAHTAVNNLAWIAHFRGDHPSALKGMETALGFYQRVEAHRNIAITQRGIALVQAELGDYAPALDNAGAAFATFEELGLDLDAAMSLNAQGWVHHRAERRHEAATAYRDALDRSQQCGSSYEAARAETGLGNVAYAAGQHEQAEQHWRLAAERHPNLNPAVVAEARARQAFGRG; encoded by the coding sequence GTGACGTTCGGGGCGGAGCTGCGCAGGTTGCGGCAGGAGGCCAAGCTGTCGCTGACCGAGCTGGCGACCAGGGTGCACTACAGCAAGGGATACCTGAGCAAGGTCGAAACCGGTATGGCCGGGCCGAACGCGGCACTCGCGGCGCTCTGCGACACCGAGTTCGGCACGGGCGGCACCCTGACCGCGCTGCTGCCCACTGATGCGCCGCGACGGCAGCGACGGGCGGCCCTGGTCATGATGCGGTCCGGGCTACCCGCGGTCACGCCCCATTTCGCCGACCGTGCCGACGAACTGGAGGAGATTCGCGCAGCGGTGCTGCGCGAAGTAGAGGGGGGTGCGGCGGTGTGCGCCGTGCACGGAATGGCCGGTGTCGGCAAGACAACACTGGTCGTGCGCTGCGCACACCGCCTTCAAACGCATTTCACCGACGGAGTTCTGTTCCTCGACCTGCGCGGGCACACCCCCGGCGCCGGTGAGGTCACCGCCGCGGAAGCGCTGGACCGGTTCCTCCGCATCCTGGGGGTCCCCGCGGAGGAGATCCCGGCCGACACCGACGACCGCGCGGCGCTCTACCGGGATCGGCTGCGGGGCCGCAGTTTCCTCATCGTCCTGGACAACGCCCGTGCCACCCGGCATCTGCTGCCGCTGGTCCCGGCCGAGCCGCAGTGCCGGGTGCTGGTCACCAGCAGGCACCGGCTCGCCGCGCTCGACGACGCCCGCCACATCACGCTGGCGACCCTGCCCCACGAGCAGGCGGCCGCCCTGTTCACCGAGCTCATCCACGATCACCCGCACCGCACCGACGACGGCACCGCGGTCAGCGGCATCGTGAACCGCTGCGGGCGGCTCCCCCTCGCCCTGCGGATCGCCGCGGCCAGGCTGCGGGCCAACCCGAGTTGGACCCTTGCCGAGCTGGACCAGCGCCTCGACGACGAGTCCGCGCGGCTGGGCGAGCTCGACGACGGGGAGCGCAGCATCACCGCCACCTTCCAGCTCTCCTACCGGGAGCTGCCAGCACAGCAGCAACGCCTGTTCGGCCTGCTGGCCCTGCACCCCGGTGCGGACCTGGAGATCTACAGCGCGGCCGCGCTGGCCGGCGCCGACCTGCCGAGCACCGAGCGGCTGCTGGCCGGCCTGCACGACGCGCACCTCATCACCCAGGAAAGTACCGGCCGGTACCAGTTCCACGACCTCATCCGCACTTTCGCCCGCACCATCGCGCTGCCCGCCGTGCCGGCTCCGGAGCAGCGCGCGGCGCTCGCCCGGCTGTTCGACCTCAACGTGTATGCCACCGATCTGGTCGACCGGATCCTGACCCCGCAACGCCACCGCCGCGACATCGAGTTCGGGCACCTGCCGCCCGCCGTACCGGATTTCACCCGGGACAACTGCGGTGAAGAATGGCTCCGGGACGAGTGGCGCAACCTCGTCGCGCTCTGCACCGCGGCCGGCGAACACGGCTTCCACGACCGGGCCTGGCAACTCGCGTTCGCGCTGCGCGGCTACTTCTTCCTCACCAAGCTGTGGGACCCCTGGATCGCGACCTGCCGGCAGGCCCTGACCTCCGCCGAAGTCAACGGGGACCTCTGGGCACAGGCCACCACCTCGAACAACCTCGGTGTCGCCAGCATCGAACGCGGCCTGCTCGACCAGGCCGAGCAGCACTATCGCGCCGCGCACGCGCTGTTCCGGGAGCTCGAAGACGAGCACGGGGCGCACACCGCCGTGAACAACCTCGCCTGGATCGCCCATTTCCGCGGCGACCACCCGTCGGCGCTCAAGGGCATGGAGACCGCGCTCGGCTTCTACCAACGCGTCGAGGCGCACCGCAACATCGCCATCACGCAGCGCGGTATCGCACTGGTGCAGGCCGAACTCGGCGACTACGCACCGGCTTTGGACAACGCAGGCGCGGCCTTCGCCACCTTCGAGGAACTCGGCCTCGACCTGGACGCGGCCATGTCGCTCAACGCCCAGGGCTGGGTGCACCACCGCGCGGAGCGCCGGCACGAGGCCGCCACCGCCTACCGGGACGCGCTCGATCGCAGTCAGCAGTGCGGAAGTAGCTACGAGGCCGCTCGCGCCGAGACCGGCCTCGGCAATGTCGCCTACGCCGCCGGGCAGCACGAGCAGGCCGAACAGCACTGGCGGCTGGCCGCGGAGCGGCACCCCAATCTCAACCCCGCCGTCGTCGCCGAAGCCCGCGCGCGGCAGGCGTTCGGTCGCGGCTGA
- a CDS encoding DinB family protein: MSTTRITNGTERAVIENMLDRNREALIETARGLSEADARRRLVASLTTPISLIKHAAGAERIWFQRFWAGLDESECDGYSKRDEGTFTVTDDESLADVIAEFERASQRSREIAARFNLDDTKDNPREGKVSMRWTLLAMIEEFARHAGHGDILREQLEQDPHRKPNP; this comes from the coding sequence ATGAGCACGACCAGAATCACCAACGGCACCGAACGAGCGGTCATCGAGAACATGCTCGATCGCAACCGCGAAGCCCTGATCGAGACCGCGCGCGGCCTCTCCGAAGCCGACGCCCGCCGCCGGCTCGTCGCTTCACTTACGACGCCGATTTCATTGATCAAGCATGCCGCGGGCGCCGAACGGATCTGGTTTCAACGATTCTGGGCCGGCCTCGACGAATCCGAATGCGACGGGTACTCGAAACGGGACGAGGGTACCTTCACCGTCACCGACGACGAGTCCTTGGCCGACGTTATCGCCGAGTTCGAACGCGCAAGCCAACGATCACGTGAAATCGCCGCCCGCTTCAACCTCGACGACACCAAGGACAACCCCCGTGAAGGAAAAGTCAGCATGCGATGGACCCTGCTGGCCATGATCGAAGAATTCGCGCGGCACGCAGGACACGGCGACATCCTTCGCGAACAGCTCGAGCAGGACCCGCATCGGAAGCCGAACCCGTGA
- a CDS encoding helix-turn-helix domain-containing protein: protein MPSEEQLRDVEHAMVAELARLRWRSGLSLKAVCDAVGGGLDPTRLSRILRGERAMSLWQFVGLCRVFDRSPGRLVDEACRVMLDPLALRDLAPFLELMPKRK from the coding sequence ATGCCGAGCGAAGAACAACTCCGCGACGTGGAACACGCGATGGTGGCCGAACTGGCCAGGCTCCGGTGGCGAAGCGGGCTGTCCCTGAAGGCGGTGTGCGATGCCGTGGGCGGTGGCCTGGACCCGACGCGGCTGTCGCGGATCCTGCGGGGCGAACGAGCGATGTCGCTCTGGCAGTTCGTCGGCCTGTGCCGGGTCTTCGACCGGTCGCCAGGGCGATTGGTCGACGAGGCGTGCCGGGTGATGCTGGATCCCTTGGCGCTGCGCGACCTCGCCCCGTTCCTCGAACTGATGCCGAAGCGCAAATAA
- a CDS encoding nuclear transport factor 2 family protein produces the protein MQASCQRAELRRHFADGPAQAPGADRFEPVGRVHETADPEVVIFEFSYVGSANGGPFTVPCVFVTRVRDGVIVESRDYGDHVGMARAFGRLDNLATALAADS, from the coding sequence CTGCAGGCAAGTTGCCAGAGGGCCGAGCTACGCCGGCACTTCGCCGATGGACCAGCCCAAGCGCCAGGAGCCGATCGGTTCGAGCCGGTGGGCCGGGTCCACGAGACCGCGGATCCTGAGGTGGTCATCTTCGAGTTCAGCTACGTCGGTTCGGCGAACGGCGGTCCCTTCACCGTGCCGTGCGTCTTTGTGACACGGGTGCGCGACGGCGTCATCGTCGAATCACGCGACTACGGCGACCACGTGGGTATGGCCCGCGCCTTCGGCCGACTCGACAACTTGGCCACTGCGCTGGCAGCCGATTCCTGA